From Saccopteryx leptura isolate mSacLep1 chromosome 3, mSacLep1_pri_phased_curated, whole genome shotgun sequence, one genomic window encodes:
- the SIX2 gene encoding homeobox protein SIX2 isoform X1 has protein sequence MSMLPTFGFTQEQVACVCEVLQQGGNIERLGRFLWSLPACEHLHKNESVLKAKAVVAFHRGNFRELYKILESHQFSPHNHAKLQQLWLKAHYIEAEKLRGRPLGAVGKYRVRRKFPLPRSIWDGEETSYCFKEKSRSVLREWYAHNPYPSPREKRELAEATGLTTTQVSNWFKNRRQRDRAAEAKERYEENSENSNSNSHNPLAASLNGSGKSVLGSSEDEKTPSGTPDHSSSSPALLLSPPPPPGLPSLHSLGHPPGPSAVPVPVPGGGGADPLQHHHGLQDSILNPMSANLVDLGS, from the exons ATGTCCATGCTGCCCACCTTCGGCTTCACACAGGAGCAAGTGGCGTGCGTGTGCGAGGTGCTGCAACAGGGCGGCAACATCGAGCGGCTGGGCCGCTTCCTGTGGTCGCTGCCCGCCTGCGAGCACCTCCACAAGAATGAAAGTGTGCTCAAGGCCAAGGCGGTGGTGGCCTTCCACCGCGGCAACTTCCGCGAGCTCTACAAAATCCTGGAGAGCCACCAGTTCTCGCCTCACAACCACGCCAAGCTGCAGCAACTGTGGCTCAAGGCGCACTACATCGAGGCAGAGAAGCTGCGCGGCCGGCCCCTGGGCGCCGTGGGCAAGTACCGCGTGCGCCGCAAGTTTCCGCTGCCGCGCTCCATCTGGGACGGCGAAGAGACCAGCTACTGCTTCAAGGAGAAGAGTCGAAGCGTGCTGCGCGAGTGGTATGCGCACAACCCCTACCCCTCACCCCGTGAGAAGCGAGagctggcagaggccacaggtCTCACCACCACACAGGTCAGCAACTGGTTCAAGAACCGGCGACAGCGCGACCGGGCAGCCGAGGCCAAGGAAAGGTACGA GGAGAACAGCGAGAACTCCAACTCCAACAGCCACAACCCGCTGGCAGCGTCGCTGAACGGCAGCGGCAAGTCGGTGCTAGGcagctccgaggacgagaagacGCCGTCGGGGACGCCAGACCACTCGTCGTCCAGCCCTGCGCTGCTGCTCAGCCCGCCGCCGCCACCCGGGCTGCCATCCCTGCACAGCCTGGGCCACCCTCCGGGCCCGAGCGCCGTGCCGGTGCCGGTGCCGGGAGGAGGCGGTGCGGACCCGCTGCAGCACCACCACGGCTTGCAGGACTCCATTCTCAACCCCATGTCAGCCAACCTCGTGGACCTGGGCTCCTAG
- the SIX2 gene encoding homeobox protein SIX2 isoform X2, with the protein MSMLPTFGFTQEQVACVCEVLQQGGNIERLGRFLWSLPACEHLHKNESVLKAKAVVAFHRGNFRELYKILESHQFSPHNHAKLQQLWLKAHYIEAEKLRGRPLGAVGKYRVRRKFPLPRSIWDGEETSYCFKEKSRSVLREWYAHNPYPSPREKRELAEATGLTTTQVSNWFKNRRQRDRAAEAKERENSENSNSNSHNPLAASLNGSGKSVLGSSEDEKTPSGTPDHSSSSPALLLSPPPPPGLPSLHSLGHPPGPSAVPVPVPGGGGADPLQHHHGLQDSILNPMSANLVDLGS; encoded by the exons ATGTCCATGCTGCCCACCTTCGGCTTCACACAGGAGCAAGTGGCGTGCGTGTGCGAGGTGCTGCAACAGGGCGGCAACATCGAGCGGCTGGGCCGCTTCCTGTGGTCGCTGCCCGCCTGCGAGCACCTCCACAAGAATGAAAGTGTGCTCAAGGCCAAGGCGGTGGTGGCCTTCCACCGCGGCAACTTCCGCGAGCTCTACAAAATCCTGGAGAGCCACCAGTTCTCGCCTCACAACCACGCCAAGCTGCAGCAACTGTGGCTCAAGGCGCACTACATCGAGGCAGAGAAGCTGCGCGGCCGGCCCCTGGGCGCCGTGGGCAAGTACCGCGTGCGCCGCAAGTTTCCGCTGCCGCGCTCCATCTGGGACGGCGAAGAGACCAGCTACTGCTTCAAGGAGAAGAGTCGAAGCGTGCTGCGCGAGTGGTATGCGCACAACCCCTACCCCTCACCCCGTGAGAAGCGAGagctggcagaggccacaggtCTCACCACCACACAGGTCAGCAACTGGTTCAAGAACCGGCGACAGCGCGACCGGGCAGCCGAGGCCAAGGAAAG GGAGAACAGCGAGAACTCCAACTCCAACAGCCACAACCCGCTGGCAGCGTCGCTGAACGGCAGCGGCAAGTCGGTGCTAGGcagctccgaggacgagaagacGCCGTCGGGGACGCCAGACCACTCGTCGTCCAGCCCTGCGCTGCTGCTCAGCCCGCCGCCGCCACCCGGGCTGCCATCCCTGCACAGCCTGGGCCACCCTCCGGGCCCGAGCGCCGTGCCGGTGCCGGTGCCGGGAGGAGGCGGTGCGGACCCGCTGCAGCACCACCACGGCTTGCAGGACTCCATTCTCAACCCCATGTCAGCCAACCTCGTGGACCTGGGCTCCTAG